The sequence atactcaCTTCTACTGCAGAAAGGCAAggcccgcgtagttatccgtaaccacgcggtaaagggcggagcagccgggccccacggtcCGACTCTTACCTCATCGAACCAGCGGCCCCGGGCCAGctccccgctcggggacgggtccggagatGCCACGTGTCCCTAAGGAAAGGAAGCTCCGAGCTGCCAGCCGGGGCCTCgaaccccccataggggtccgggacctcccgcgcccatccggacctcccgtgcggtagaaccaacataccgccggggggtccggagccgccacgtgtcccggaggcacgggcgcgggctcatgcgcgagccttccgctggaagactcgccctcCCATCGCATTCAATgctggtggttgaggcgtgctctgccgccgcgccacgcggggcagcctttgtcaggcctcactgtgtacTGCATATTACCAagatacacagtgcagccgcacccgcgcagagcccgtctgctgcattaattggatatgatggcacgacacttttccatcatgccgcctacgccgcaagctacacggccggtcggctacgtggcaggcaacgccgctagctacgcctgacgccgttccgacaagacagcgcctggacacgctgaacgggggattcctggagcaggcaaggaaatccagaaGTGTGATCTCCTTCgtctgcgacgccataatgtatgaacagtatgttattttatactacatcgttgggcctacttgtcggggacccaacagccatgtacgcgcctcccttgagatataaaaggggagcgctcgctgtacacaatAAGCCCCCCAGATCACACACTCAGGCTCGCTCAAGCTCTcgcagactctctcgaggcaaggcaatacaacacatagtggacgtagggtattatgctccggcggtccgaaccactctaaacccttggtgttcatcgtgttcttgaacGAGATCGAACTGGTCACTAGCTAActcccgagtactcaccctctaggcttaggcgggtgcattccgccacccggctgtggtttgccacaccacgacaagcAGCTTACAATTTCCTGTCTAGAGAAGGCACAGGACCTAACTACCAGAAGCACAAGAGCCTGCtgagtattttttttctaaaactatctgaacaaaaaaaaaacatacaatCATCATGTCATTATATCTGTTGCGGAGGGACTTTCAGCTTTTCAAGAGATGAATGAGAATGTTATTGCCACGAGTTCCCTCTTGTATTCTTCCATATGCTGAATCAACCTCCAGGTATCGCCAACTACAAAGCCATTATCTAAAAACAAAAGATCGCCAACTTCAAAGCACCTGAACGCACAGTGGAACAAGTAATACAAATAGACAATTAAGCAGCATTTATTGGGTGATGCGATTGTTGTAGGAAGATTGGAAGTAATAATATCCACAGCGTCAACTGACAAGTGAAACAAATTGGAAATTTCGAAACTGGAATCATGGTCTTTTGCACTTGCTGAATCAACTCCTTGAATCGGCGGACTGACCGACGGGATGGCATCTGCTAGACCGCCGTACTCTGGCTTAATCGATCGATCCTTGCATTCAAGTGGAGGAGATTAAGAGATCTTTAGATGAACTGAATTTTTGGACCGAGTCCGAGCTTGACTGGGAATCTATCGCGTCGTTCGAGTCTGACTAGGAATCTGTCGCGTGCTCCGCGGTTCCGTTGCCCAAGCTGATGGAATTCCGGGATCTTCACCTGCAGACTCCGAATCCGAGACACGCTCCAGCCTCCAGGTCTCCGTGACGCCGGCTAGGGGGGCTACAAATCTCAACACCGTGCCACCGTCGTCTCGATCTCGACTTGTTCCTCGCCGCAATCTATCAGAATTCAgaacctttttttaaaaaaaaaagcatacACCGTCTTCATCTTGCACGATGGCTGCCAGGCACTGCCTGTCCCGGGCAGACTTCCAGCCGGAGCTCCTGGGCCTCGTCGTCGGGCGGCTCCCTCTAGCTGACCGCGTTCGGTTTGGAGCAGTCTGCCGCCCGTGGCGCCGCGCTGCTCGGCAGGAGCCCCTGCCCCCTCCGCTCCCGTGGCTGAACCTCCCCGACGGCACCTTCCTCAGCGTCCCAGGCGGCGAAATCCACCGCATGCCCGTGCCGGAGGACGCCGTCTGCCACGGCTCCGTGGGGAGCTGGCTCTTCCTCAGGCGCCCCGGCGGCGAGTTCTCGCTGGCGAACCCTTTATCCGGAGACGCGGTGCGGCTCCCTGAGCAATACGATCCCGATCTGCCGGGATACCCGATCTCCTTCAAGCCGGTGCTGGTCTCCACTCTCCACCCAGGAGGACCTGTCGCCAGATTCCCCTTTCGCTGTACTGACCATTACCAGCTGTTTGGAGGCTGCAACTTCTTTCTGCCGGCCCCGGGATACCAGTGCCATCACATACACAGTTCCCGATCGCGAGCACATATACGATGTTGGGTTCTTTGATGGGAAGCTGTAGCTGCTGTATGCTCTCTCACTCAGCAAGCTCTACGCCATTGATACCGGTTCGAGCTCCAAAGGCGAGCCAACTGCAAGAGACCCACACATAGAACGCATAGCCGACGCCGCCGATGATAATCCGGGGTTCATGTGCCGGTCCATTGCCGGCGAGAACCACATCTGCGTGTACTGGAGCTACCTCGCTGAATCCAGTGGCAAGCTGCTGCAGGTAAGGCGACTGATCGGATGCTTGTCCACCCTGCCGGACAAAGAGAGGGTGAAGCACAGCCGCACCCTCTCGTTTGAAGTCTTTGAGGCCGACCTGAGCGCCGATTCCCGTGTCAGGTGGAGGAGGGTCGGCGATCTGGGAGGCCGGGCGCTCTTCGTGAGCAGGCAGTCGTCGAGATCCCTCCCGGCTTCCGAGTGTGGAGCTCGGGAGGACTGCATCTACTTCGTGTGCGactacgacgacgacgacgccgccgcgccggatcCGACCCGCGACTGCGGCGTGTTCGACATGAGGAGCGGGGTGATCACGCCTCTGCTGCCGGATACTGTGGTGGTGCGGCCACAAGGATGCAAAGGGCGCCCGGCATGGTTTTTTCCTACTAAAACCATATGATTTTCGCTCTTTTTTTGTGAGAAAAACGCCATGTGATTCACCTTTCTAGCATGTAGCATTTTCTTTTCCACAGCTCTCATGCTTGTATGTGTTGTATATCGATCAGCAGTCGGAGTTTTAGATATGCCTCCAAAATAAGTAGCATCCATGTCTTGCTTCATGTGGGAAGTTCGGGCAGCTTCTACTTCATCCATCCCATAATAGATTCAAACtttgaattttttaaacctatgatTAATCTTGTATAATATAaactttttcttgaaaaaataatataattagaTTTGTGATTAAAAGGATGCCTATAATTTTGTAGACTATCCAAAGTCTCCAAACAAAATGAGTGCTTCCTGCTTTGGATCCGTAGTGGGCAGCGGACATCTGGATAAGTGGAGAAGTGGTGCATGCTGGAGGACAACGCTGCGCTTGACAGCGTGGTTGCCACGCCGTGCCTGCTGGAAAATTCATTTGTGCCAACAGTCTGATCGTAGTTCAGAAAATTCAGTAGTTCCACTTGTTGGCCATAGTATTGATCTTGTGACTGATTGTCTGCTCCTTTTCTTATTCAGTTATTCACAAAATGTGTAGCTGTTAGTTTACCCATCTCAGCTGAAAAACCCAGGACAATGTGCTTAATCATCTCATTGTTTTTACTTGTTCCCTTGTGAATCCAGCTGCCCTGTTCTGGTGTTGGTGTATCCTGACTGTTGAATAACAAGATCAGGTCATCTGACAACAAACATCGCAGGTCATCTGTTGAGAAATCGGAAGGCCTACTACTTCAGGTAGAATGACTTGAGAATCGGCTTGTCTTCTTTTGTTCAGATAGCTTCAGAAAACTCAGAAGCTTTCCTGTTTCTTGTAGTTGGTTTGATGCATTCTGCTGACCGGAAACAGTTTGAACTGATCATTTAATTTCAGGGCTAACAAAATGCTGAAAGCATTCTGTAGTATTAGATACATTTGCATCTCTATTGGGTGACAACAAGAGTATGTGTTTTTGGCTTACTCTGTGCTGAAAATTTACATTGTTTATGTGCTGAACCTTGCGGTGCACCAGACCAGTTCGCAGTTGTGGCGGCTGGGTGTGCATGTTTTCATATGGCAGCAGACATGTTTTTCCTATGATTGACAGTATGTGATTCCCGGTTGGGTTGTGCCCCGCTTCTTTCATTCCCTTCAGTGTATGTCAGGCCCTTTGTTCTGTCCCCGCAACCTCCCTGTCTCCAGCTGCTATTGTCGGATTCCCGTCAGAGTTGCCATGCTGCTTTGTTCAGTCTCAGGTTTTGTTTTGCAGGTTTATTACTGCTTTCTTTTTCTAAGTATAGAGCTAAACCGAGTTGTGCGAATGGCTGTAACCCATCACGTAGCAGCCAAATTTGCACTTCACATATCAAGTTATCAACCGAGTTTGgatgagaaagaaaaagatgacATGAACCAAGTAGCTCTTCATGACACTTTCATGTGCTTTTGCTCTGCAGTACAAGCGAAAGCATCCAAAGATCTTCACGACTTCCTATGATATGTCAAAACAATTACACGTCTGCTCGTAGCTGCCGCGCAATTAAAGGCTCCAGAAGAACAACAAAAACTACAGAGCTACGCACGAAACCACCTGGAACCAGTTACTACCGCACGATCACACATCGTCTCCGTCAACTCCGGCGTCGCCCTGgcgcggccggcagcggcggccggcgacgcccTCGTTGGCGTCCACGCAGGCGTCGATCCACTCGCTGTAGACGTCGACGGGCTCCGTCAGGGCGTTGGCGCGGGTGGCGTAGCTCTCCTGGCAGATGCGGCACGACGCCCTGGCGAACCCGCGCTTGAGGACGATGAGGCACCCGACGGCGTCGGGCTGGCCGCAGAACGGGCAGGCGAACACCGTGTCCAGCTTCGGCGCCTTCTtgggcgccgccaccggcttCCTCGACTTCCTCTTCCCCATGGCCGGTGGTCTGACCACGGATCTTGCGCCGGCGACGAAGCGAGTTTGCAGCAGGCAAGGGGGGCAGGAGTGGATGCAACGGGCAACGTTGGATTAGGATCCATGGACGCGGTGGTGGCTATATATATGGACTGGAGCGGCACGGTATGTAGCATCCGGACTCGACGTGCGTGCGCTCCACGCTGCCAGAATCGGAGTCCGATGCTGCCATGGTAGTAGTTTTAAAAATACCGTAGGCTGTAGCATGAAGGCGTTAAAAACCCACCTCTTATTATTCTGATTGTATAAAGGCATCACGTGCTTTTCAAAACTTTCAGATAATCAATTAActaagtttttttatttttgctaaaCTGAGTCATGCAAGTACAAGAGCAAAAATCCAGAATAAAAAATGCCAACTTGTGTCCTGGAATCTGATTTTCAATCTTCAACTGCGAAATCGGATAAATAAAGCTGAGCAAATTTGGCTCTTAaagttattttttattttgtgagaattaaaaatattcaaatttaaactaaaaattttataaGTAATtccttttaaataaaaaataaattggtcataattttttttttaaaaaatataatctaTCTATTAGCACGATACTTATCAGTTATTCAGATCCAAAtttttatattcataatatttgattgcttgtatttatgtctattattttttaataactaagatttaAATATAGCAATAATAGATACTTTCTCCATCCCATAAAACAAGTCATTCTGGAAATCCTAGGACAAATCTACtactaagggtgtgtttagttcccataaaatttccaaactttccatcacatccatcacatctcctatcacatcgaaacattaaatatagcaaataacccatgcatggagtactaaatgtagttaaataaaaaaactaattgcatagttttgatgtacgttgcgagacgaatcttttgagcctaattaggtcatggcaggataatatttaccataaacaaacgaaaaatgctacagtatacTATAATAACTGATATAACTTTTTATCCCCTTTTCCCCTcgtctaaacacagcctacGTCTACCTCTCCCGTGAATCTGCCTCCCCGTGGTTCTGCCCACCGTTCCTAAACGCGCCTCCcgtttttctccttttccttccccGTCCGCCCGGTCCCCACGCCTCTCGACGGTTCCTCACATGCGCACCAAGGCACCCGTCCTGCGCCTCCCCGCGCGCCCCCACTCTCGTGACCTCGCCGACGCCGTTACGCCAGAGCGCGTTTCCCCCACGGCCCCGCGCGCTCgcgacctcgccggcctccTGCGCCTCCCCGCGCACCCTCACTCTCGCAACCTCGCCGACGCCGTTACGCGGCTTACACCAGAGCGCGCTCCCTGTACGCCGACCCCGCGCGCTCGCGACCTCGCCGGCCCGCGCGCCAGTCATCCCCCCTCACGCCTTCGTCTCGCCGCTGGAACCGCCACCACGACGCCGGACGCCGCGGTTCtacgcatcgccgccgccgccgctgccgccgtcgtgCGCCGGCCCCACGGGCTTGCGGGCCGCTCTGACCTGCGACCCTACGCGTCCTGTTGTCGCGTCCCTCTCCCatccgcaacgccgccgccagtCTTCCTCGACGGAACAGACTTCTCGCCGCCACTTTCCCGGTCAGATTTCGGCCGCCACGATGCATCCCTGCTGCAAGTAAGGTACAAAACGGAACCCTCTCCCTATCCTCTTTCGTTACCCCCACTCCCCCCGTTCTCCCGTGCCTGGAATCGCCGGGAATCATGCCAACAGTGGTCGCCGGCCACCATGCTGTGTTCTTTGAGCTTTTGTAGTTTTTTTCCTGAAGAGACATGTAATTCCTGCAGGGTTGGACCGTTGCTTGGCTTCTAGATGCAAGAAACGCTTGCGTTATGAGTAAAGCAAACACTTGCAGTTCGATTGGTGAGTAGAACAGTAAATAATTTGGTGTGGGTATGGTGCGGTTCTCAGACCGTTAGCAGGTTGACTCATGTGTGAAATCTTGGGGCATGTTCCCAGCGCGTCGCCTCCCGACGATCTGCTCCGGCTCGAGGCCCTCTCCGTCGGCTCCAAGTTCAAACAATTGAGTTCATCCCTGTGGCCGGTTCTGATTGCTGAGACTGGGGCGAAACTCGTTGGTGCCAGATCACAACGATATGCCTCATAATTTCGAGCCCATCTTTTATAGTTATCTCTGTCTTGTGCTGCCTGCTAGATCTACAATGTCTGCAAGTATCTTGATCAACAGCTGGGTTTCTGTCGTATTCTTAAATGGAAATTGTGCATGCATTTTAACCATAGACAAAAATGAGTTTTCCAACTTCCTGAATTTGTTCTCATTTCTTAGAGTTAATCGAGGGCTGAGTAAATGGAGTAAGGGTCTATACAAAAGATCAATGAATGACTACACATTCGTTCCTTAAGAATATGATTTGTAGAAAAGTAAGCCATTGATAGAAAGACCAATAGTCAAGAATTCTACTGGTTTAGGATAGGTTGACAATCAGAGCAAGAACCAGTACAAGCATGTCACATCTTTTTATGCTGTCCAAAGTATGGGAATTTCTTGTGCCACTACCTTTTTAGTCTGACTCATCATGTTCAAATTATTTTTAGGATTATGAGTTCCTCACTTTGCATTTCTGCTAATAGCCTCATGAAAAGAGAATTCTATAAAACTAAAAGAGATGTTACTGATGCTTCGGTGAGAGTGAAAgcaaatttgaatcaaaacaTTGTTAATGataaaaaacatataaatactaTAGTATGTATCACTGCCAATAGCTGGAGTATCTGTCTATCACTCAGTTGTGGTATTAAAATGGACAATATCTTCATACCCCGTTTTCCCTTCAACCTTGCTGGTAAATTTCCTAGGAACCTGTTATGTATCATTTAAAATTTTCAACAGACGCTCGGTATTGAAACAAACCTATAAGTCAATCCTATGCCAATGCATGGTTTCC comes from Panicum virgatum strain AP13 chromosome 4K, P.virgatum_v5, whole genome shotgun sequence and encodes:
- the LOC120705009 gene encoding transcription elongation factor 1 homolog, which translates into the protein MGKRKSRKPVAAPKKAPKLDTVFACPFCGQPDAVGCLIVLKRGFARASCRICQESYATRANALTEPVDVYSEWIDACVDANEGVAGRRCRPRQGDAGVDGDDV
- the LOC120702701 gene encoding uncharacterized protein LOC120702701 isoform X1, with amino-acid sequence MRTKAPVLRLPARPHSRDLADAVTPERVSPTAPRARDLAGLLRLPAHPHSRNLADAVTRLTPERAPCTPTPRARDLAGPRASHPPSRLRLAAGTATTTPDAAVLRIAAAAAAAVVRRPHGLAGRSDLRPYASCCRVPLPSATPPPVFLDGTDFSPPLSRSDFGRHDASLLQVRVGPLLGF
- the LOC120701801 gene encoding uncharacterized protein LOC120701801; amino-acid sequence: MAARHCLSRADFQPELLGLVVGRLPLADRVRFGAVCRPWRRAARQEPLPPPLPWLNLPDGTFLSVPGGEIHRMPVPEDAVCHGSVGSWLFLRRPGGEFSLANPLSGDAVRLPEQYDPDLPGYPISFKPVLLLYALSLSKLYAIDTGSSSKGEPTARDPHIERIADAADDNPGFMCRSIAGENHICVYWSYLAESSGKLLQVRRLIGCLSTLPDKERVKHSRTLSFEVFEADLSADSRVRWRRVGDLGGRALFVSRQSSRSLPASECGAREDCIYFVCDYDDDDAAAPDPTRDCGVFDMRSGVITPLLPDTVVVRPQGCKGRPACYSQNV